Proteins found in one Thalassomonas actiniarum genomic segment:
- a CDS encoding Gfo/Idh/MocA family protein yields the protein MRKIRMGMVGGGQGAFIGAIHRIAAQMDNEIELVCGAFSSDASRSLESGKALYLDPERCYSSYQQMFTREQQQPAEKRMDMVVIVTPNHLHFPVAKLALESGFHVMSDKPATLTLKEALELEAIVKQSSLLYGLSHTYTGYPMVKEAKSRVAAGALGKIKKVVVEYPQGWLASKDDEQSKQAAWRLDPARSGISCCMGDIGVHAANLAEYVTGLEITALCASLTTNVPGRSLDDDGTVLLRFNHDAHGVLLASQISVGEENNLRIRVYGEHASLDWSQLEPNSLLMKFPNRASQLIRSGVGELAPATTAILRTPAGHPEGYLEAFANLYRGFASQVRARLAGDNDNAPAQESHLDVPGIYQAVRGMAFIENVVAASHSDLKWHPFSLLPNEELATPPQGDKHA from the coding sequence ATGCGAAAAATCAGAATGGGTATGGTCGGCGGCGGCCAGGGTGCCTTTATCGGGGCGATACACAGGATAGCCGCGCAAATGGACAATGAAATAGAATTGGTGTGCGGCGCCTTCAGCTCAGATGCCAGTCGCTCGCTTGAATCCGGCAAAGCCCTGTATCTGGACCCGGAGCGCTGCTACAGCAGTTACCAGCAAATGTTTACCCGGGAACAACAACAGCCCGCAGAAAAACGCATGGATATGGTGGTAATAGTGACGCCGAATCATTTGCATTTCCCCGTAGCCAAACTGGCGCTGGAGTCGGGCTTTCACGTGATGTCGGATAAACCCGCAACCTTGACCTTAAAAGAAGCGCTGGAACTCGAAGCCATCGTCAAGCAATCATCACTACTCTACGGCCTGAGCCATACTTACACCGGATATCCCATGGTGAAAGAAGCCAAAAGCCGGGTAGCTGCCGGGGCACTTGGCAAAATTAAAAAAGTGGTGGTGGAATATCCCCAGGGCTGGCTGGCATCTAAAGACGACGAACAAAGCAAGCAGGCAGCCTGGCGTTTAGATCCCGCCCGGTCGGGGATCAGTTGCTGCATGGGGGATATAGGCGTACACGCCGCCAACCTGGCAGAATATGTTACCGGCCTGGAAATCACGGCATTATGCGCCAGTTTAACCACCAATGTACCAGGCCGGAGTTTAGACGATGACGGCACAGTGCTGCTGCGTTTTAATCATGACGCCCACGGGGTATTGCTCGCCAGCCAGATATCTGTCGGCGAAGAAAACAACCTAAGGATCCGCGTTTATGGCGAACACGCCAGCCTGGACTGGTCGCAACTCGAACCTAACAGCTTATTGATGAAATTTCCCAACCGGGCAAGCCAGCTCATCCGCAGCGGGGTCGGTGAACTGGCCCCTGCAACAACGGCAATCCTGCGTACCCCGGCGGGTCATCCGGAAGGATATTTGGAAGCCTTCGCCAACCTTTATCGCGGATTTGCCAGCCAAGTCAGAGCCCGCCTGGCAGGTGATAACGACAATGCCCCGGCCCAAGAAAGTCACCTGGATGTGCCCGGGATCTATCAAGCCGTGCGCGGCATGGCCTTTATTGAAAATGTTGTCGCCGCCAGCCATTCGGATCTGAAATGGCACCCGTTTTCCTTATTACCTAATGAAGAACTAGCCACTCCCCCACAAGGAGACAAACATGCATAA
- a CDS encoding sugar phosphate isomerase/epimerase family protein, translated as MHKIKGPAIFLAQFLSDQPPFNSLAGICRWAAELGYQGIQLPTSDSKIFDLERAANSQDYCDQILQTVHEFGLNITELSSHLQGQLVAVHPAYDKMFDGFAPQAYRNNPSARAEWATQQLKAAAKASARLGLKTHATFSGALLWPTLYPWPQRPPGLVELGFTELAKRWLPILDAFDQAGVDVCYELHPGEDLHDGVTFERFLAATGHHPRVNILYDPSHFLLQQLDYLAFIDIYHSRIKAFHVKDAEFNATGRAGVYGGYLPWQERPGRFRSLGDGQIDFKGIFSKLTQYGFDGWAVLEWECCIKHPEDGAREGAKFIREHLINPTQTAFDDFAAVDSNEHFNKSLLGL; from the coding sequence ATGCATAAAATCAAAGGACCGGCAATATTCCTGGCCCAATTCCTCAGCGATCAACCTCCTTTTAACAGCTTAGCCGGTATCTGCCGCTGGGCAGCCGAGTTAGGTTATCAGGGGATCCAGCTACCAACCTCAGACAGCAAAATATTTGACCTTGAGCGTGCAGCAAACAGCCAGGACTATTGCGATCAGATTTTACAAACCGTGCACGAGTTTGGCCTTAACATCACCGAACTCTCCAGCCATTTGCAGGGACAGTTAGTTGCAGTACATCCGGCTTATGACAAGATGTTTGACGGCTTCGCCCCACAAGCTTATCGAAACAATCCAAGCGCCAGAGCCGAATGGGCCACACAGCAATTAAAAGCTGCCGCCAAAGCCAGTGCCCGCTTGGGCCTGAAAACCCACGCTACTTTCTCCGGCGCCCTGCTTTGGCCGACCCTCTACCCCTGGCCGCAACGCCCGCCGGGGTTGGTTGAATTAGGCTTTACCGAACTGGCAAAACGCTGGTTGCCGATTTTAGATGCTTTTGACCAGGCCGGTGTTGATGTTTGTTACGAGCTACATCCGGGAGAAGATTTACATGACGGCGTCACCTTTGAACGCTTCCTGGCTGCCACCGGCCATCACCCCAGGGTCAATATCCTCTATGATCCCAGCCATTTCCTGTTGCAGCAACTCGATTACTTGGCCTTTATCGACATATACCACAGCCGCATCAAGGCCTTTCATGTAAAAGACGCTGAATTTAATGCCACGGGACGTGCCGGCGTTTATGGCGGCTATTTGCCCTGGCAGGAACGCCCAGGCCGCTTCCGCTCCCTCGGTGACGGCCAGATAGATTTCAAAGGCATTTTCAGCAAACTGACCCAATACGGCTTTGACGGCTGGGCGGTACTGGAATGGGAGTGCTGCATCAAACATCCGGAAGATGGCGCCCGTGAAGGGGCTAAATTTATCCGCGAGCATTTGATCAATCCGACGCAAACCGCCTTCGATGATTTTGCCGCGGTTGATAGCAACGAGCACTTCAATAAAAGCCTGCTTGGTTTATAA
- a CDS encoding MFS transporter: MSETSTQTSRLFTASCIALMVTAMTFAIRAGILTQLGQDFSLSDVELGWVNSMAFLGFPLATLIGGAIYNAIGAKKLLIAAFICHLLGLVLTINASGFWSLLISTFFIGFANGAVEAGCNPLITALYPDNKTTMLNRFHVWFPGGIVIGALISKLMTDMGLSWQLQIAVMLLPALIYGLLVLKQEFPPLDRATTSTLANIKALASPLFLFMLICMTLTATTELGTQQWIERMLGASGASPMLIMALITGLMAFGRYFAGPLIHRFNPAGVLLASAILATTGIYAMSLASGWTVYPAAILFALGVTYFWPTMLGFVAENNPQTGAIGLSVIGGMGMFAVSMWNPVIGSWIDDARNQALATQASAAQAELVAGQTVLSNLTLFPLTLILAFSLLCCYQAFKKPRSSAAIPG; this comes from the coding sequence ATGTCAGAAACGAGCACACAAACTTCAAGGCTATTTACCGCCAGCTGTATTGCCCTTATGGTCACTGCCATGACCTTTGCCATCCGCGCCGGCATTTTAACCCAGCTTGGCCAGGATTTCAGTTTGTCCGATGTAGAACTTGGCTGGGTCAATTCAATGGCCTTTTTAGGCTTCCCATTGGCCACCCTGATAGGCGGCGCAATTTACAATGCCATAGGCGCGAAAAAATTACTTATTGCCGCCTTTATCTGCCATTTGCTTGGCTTAGTCCTCACCATCAATGCCTCCGGGTTCTGGAGCCTGTTGATTTCAACCTTTTTTATCGGCTTTGCCAATGGCGCGGTGGAAGCGGGCTGTAATCCGCTGATCACAGCCCTTTACCCGGACAACAAAACCACCATGCTTAACCGCTTTCATGTCTGGTTTCCCGGCGGCATTGTCATCGGCGCCTTGATTTCCAAACTGATGACAGACATGGGACTGAGCTGGCAACTGCAAATTGCCGTTATGCTGCTGCCTGCCCTGATTTATGGCTTGTTGGTGCTCAAGCAGGAGTTTCCGCCCCTGGACCGGGCCACGACTTCCACCCTGGCTAATATCAAAGCACTGGCATCGCCCTTATTCCTGTTTATGCTCATTTGTATGACCCTAACCGCCACCACGGAATTAGGCACCCAGCAATGGATAGAAAGAATGCTCGGTGCTTCCGGTGCCTCCCCTATGTTGATCATGGCCTTGATCACCGGGTTAATGGCTTTTGGCCGCTACTTTGCCGGTCCCTTGATCCACAGGTTTAATCCCGCCGGGGTACTGCTGGCTTCGGCAATACTTGCCACCACTGGCATTTATGCCATGAGCCTGGCCAGTGGCTGGACGGTTTATCCCGCCGCGATATTATTTGCCCTGGGCGTCACTTACTTCTGGCCCACCATGTTAGGTTTTGTCGCCGAGAATAACCCGCAAACCGGGGCTATAGGTTTATCGGTGATCGGCGGCATGGGGATGTTTGCCGTCAGCATGTGGAATCCGGTGATCGGCAGCTGGATAGATGATGCCAGAAACCAGGCACTGGCTACTCAAGCTTCTGCAGCGCAAGCGGAACTCGTGGCAGGACAAACGGTATTATCAAACCTGACGCTGTTTCCCTTAACCCTGATTTTGGCCTTTAGCCTGTTATGCTGCTACCAGGCGTTTAAAAAGCCCCGCTCTTCTGCCGCTATCCCCGGCTAG
- a CDS encoding sigma 54-interacting transcriptional regulator, with the protein MRLEIKSADRIGISQEILSVFSQHLWNLRAIEVATCFTYVHIEPDDVSLDKIRSSLDKVEGILQCREIELLPSERRENHLQTLLNRIPDPIIDIDEQGIILAINQAAKKLIGNKADKLEGRDITSYIELDHKALASDKAITTEINFAGTPYIADISPVIADAEAEAKVTGAVIVLRSMNTLGRQISLMQTRNDQGIENVIGQSAKMKLLIEQTLRFADLELPVLISGETGTGKELIARAIHNASSRAKAPFLAINCAALPEHLLESELFGYAGGAFTGAQKGGKPGLFELASGGTVFLDEIAEMSIYLQAKLLRFLQDFRYRRLGGTTELSANVRIISASHQNLVALSAKQLFREDLYYRLNVLSLELPALRDRKEDIALLTRHFIANAAAQVNQQVPDISEQAMAILQHYHWPGNIRQLQNVLFRLVALNTKAMIGQEDLADLLAQSSDQQAQAVKDYSDTRDWKSAQAAFEHGLLTQLYPLYPTTRKLAKRLNVSHNKIAMKLREHGLD; encoded by the coding sequence ATGAGATTAGAAATAAAGTCAGCGGATCGTATTGGTATCAGTCAGGAAATCCTGTCGGTTTTTTCACAGCATTTATGGAACCTCAGGGCAATAGAAGTCGCGACCTGTTTTACCTATGTACATATTGAACCGGACGATGTTTCTCTCGATAAAATCCGCTCTTCACTGGACAAGGTTGAAGGCATTTTGCAGTGCCGGGAAATTGAGTTATTACCCTCTGAGCGCAGGGAGAACCATCTGCAAACCCTGCTTAACCGTATTCCGGATCCCATTATCGATATTGACGAGCAGGGAATTATTTTAGCGATAAATCAGGCGGCAAAGAAACTGATCGGCAATAAGGCGGATAAACTTGAAGGCCGGGACATCACCTCTTACATAGAGCTGGATCACAAGGCTTTGGCCAGCGATAAAGCCATTACTACAGAGATTAATTTTGCCGGAACGCCTTATATTGCCGACATTAGCCCGGTCATAGCCGACGCTGAAGCAGAAGCCAAGGTAACCGGTGCCGTGATAGTTTTGCGCAGTATGAATACCCTGGGACGGCAAATTTCCCTGATGCAAACGCGAAACGACCAGGGGATAGAGAATGTTATCGGCCAGTCGGCGAAAATGAAACTCTTGATCGAGCAAACCTTACGTTTTGCCGATTTAGAGTTGCCGGTATTGATCAGCGGTGAAACCGGAACCGGCAAGGAGCTGATAGCCCGTGCCATCCATAATGCCAGTAGCAGGGCAAAGGCGCCGTTTCTTGCCATTAACTGTGCCGCTTTGCCCGAGCACCTGCTGGAAAGCGAATTATTCGGTTATGCCGGCGGTGCTTTTACCGGTGCGCAAAAAGGCGGTAAGCCGGGGTTATTCGAACTGGCGAGCGGTGGTACCGTTTTTCTCGATGAAATAGCGGAAATGTCCATTTACCTGCAGGCGAAATTATTACGGTTTTTACAGGACTTTCGCTATCGCCGTCTCGGCGGTACTACTGAGCTTAGCGCCAATGTCCGCATTATCAGCGCCAGTCACCAAAACCTGGTGGCTTTATCTGCCAAGCAGCTGTTTAGGGAAGATCTTTATTATCGCCTTAATGTCCTTAGTCTTGAGCTACCGGCACTGAGGGACAGGAAAGAAGATATTGCCCTGTTAACACGCCATTTTATTGCCAATGCTGCTGCCCAGGTAAATCAGCAGGTACCGGATATCAGTGAACAGGCCATGGCGATTTTGCAGCATTACCACTGGCCGGGTAATATCCGCCAGCTGCAAAATGTTTTGTTTCGCCTGGTGGCTCTTAATACCAAAGCCATGATAGGGCAGGAAGATCTGGCGGATCTGCTGGCGCAATCCTCTGATCAGCAAGCTCAAGCGGTTAAAGATTATTCTGATACCCGGGATTGGAAAAGCGCCCAGGCGGCGTTTGAGCATGGGCTGTTAACCCAGCTGTATCCTTTATACCCCACGACGCGTAAGTTGGCGAAGCGATTGAATGTTTCCCACAACAAAATTGCCATGAAATTACGCGAACATGGCCTGGATTAG
- the megL gene encoding methionine gamma-lyase: MTTSKHVETQAIHSGRINDEQFGSLATPLYQTSTFIFDDAKQGADRFAGEAEGYIYSRLGNPTTRQLEMRVAAMEGMEDAAATATGMGAVSGALLANLQCGDHIISSKAVYGCSYALMSHMLTKFGIEVTFVDMTEPENIENAIQENTKVIFLETPINPNMVVLDLAAIAAIAKKHDIISIADNTFLTPVLQQPGQFGIDIVVHSATKYLNGHGDVVAGIICGSSEMIMNIKMTALKDIGATISPHDAWLILRGLKTLPIRIERHCENAQKVAEFLEGHEHIAQVYYPGLKSHPGNKFIGSQMKAAGGVIAFEIKSDLKGGEAFINRMKLFSIAVSLGDAESLIQHPASMTHSPYTQEERLEAGISDTLIRISVGLEHSDDLIADLEQSLAQINNQDNHQDVA; encoded by the coding sequence ATGACCACAAGTAAACATGTTGAGACCCAGGCCATTCATTCAGGACGCATTAATGATGAGCAGTTCGGCTCACTGGCAACACCTTTATACCAGACCTCCACTTTTATCTTTGATGATGCTAAACAAGGCGCTGACCGCTTTGCCGGCGAAGCCGAAGGTTATATTTACAGCCGTTTAGGTAACCCTACCACCAGACAATTAGAAATGCGGGTGGCTGCAATGGAAGGCATGGAAGATGCCGCCGCCACGGCAACCGGTATGGGTGCGGTATCCGGCGCCCTGCTGGCCAATTTACAATGCGGCGATCATATCATTTCTTCCAAGGCCGTTTATGGTTGCTCCTATGCCTTGATGAGCCATATGCTGACCAAGTTTGGTATCGAGGTTACCTTTGTCGATATGACTGAGCCAGAGAACATCGAAAACGCCATTCAGGAAAATACCAAGGTTATCTTCCTGGAAACACCGATCAACCCGAATATGGTGGTATTGGACTTAGCCGCCATTGCCGCTATCGCCAAAAAGCACGATATTATTTCCATTGCCGACAATACCTTCTTAACCCCGGTACTGCAGCAACCGGGTCAGTTCGGCATTGATATTGTGGTTCACAGTGCCACTAAATACCTCAATGGCCACGGCGATGTTGTTGCCGGTATCATCTGCGGCAGCAGTGAGATGATCATGAACATCAAGATGACGGCATTAAAAGACATAGGGGCTACCATCAGCCCGCATGATGCCTGGTTAATCTTACGTGGTTTAAAAACCTTGCCGATCCGTATCGAGCGCCATTGCGAGAATGCCCAGAAAGTTGCCGAGTTTTTGGAAGGTCATGAACATATTGCCCAGGTATACTACCCGGGCCTGAAGAGTCATCCCGGCAATAAGTTTATCGGTTCGCAAATGAAAGCTGCCGGTGGCGTGATTGCCTTTGAGATCAAAAGTGACCTTAAAGGCGGAGAAGCTTTTATTAACCGCATGAAGCTGTTTTCTATCGCGGTAAGCTTAGGAGATGCCGAATCGCTGATCCAGCATCCAGCGTCTATGACCCATTCTCCTTACACCCAGGAAGAAAGGTTGGAAGCGGGAATCAGCGATACCCTGATCCGCATCTCGGTTGGTTTGGAGCACAGCGACGATTTAATCGCCGACCTGGAACAATCTTTAGCCCAAATCAACAACCAGGATAACCATCAGGACGTTGCTTAG
- a CDS encoding HIT domain-containing protein codes for MSDTFTLDPQLANDSVELMDFPLCKLLLANDSNYPWFILVPRVEGITEIFQLEWEDQQQLLNESSLLSEFLVQEFGGDKMNVAALGNVVGQLHLHHVVRFKTDISWPKPVWGQHAAAPYSSEEREALKANLLPKLASILLG; via the coding sequence ATGTCAGATACTTTTACCCTGGATCCTCAGCTGGCCAATGACAGTGTTGAGTTGATGGACTTTCCTTTATGTAAGCTACTGTTAGCCAATGACAGTAATTATCCCTGGTTTATCCTGGTGCCGAGAGTCGAGGGGATTACCGAGATATTCCAGCTGGAGTGGGAAGATCAACAGCAGCTGCTTAATGAGTCCAGTTTGTTAAGTGAGTTTTTAGTACAGGAGTTTGGCGGAGATAAAATGAATGTCGCCGCCCTGGGCAATGTGGTTGGGCAACTACATCTTCATCATGTGGTTCGCTTTAAAACGGATATCAGCTGGCCTAAGCCTGTTTGGGGCCAGCATGCTGCGGCCCCGTATAGCAGTGAAGAGCGGGAAGCCCTAAAAGCCAATTTACTGCCTAAGTTAGCCAGTATCTTGCTTGGCTAA
- the ylqF gene encoding ribosome biogenesis GTPase YlqF — MAINWFPGHMHKAQKEIKEILPTIDVVIEVCDARLPFSSENPMITEIRGDKPLIKILNKSDLADPKLTALWLTYLESLHNVKAIALTTDNPAIAKTIPGIIRKLVPNKDEAGKQINAVIMGIPNVGKSTLINTLVGKAKAKVGNEPAVTKGQQRIRLEDGLYLLDTPGMLWPKIVNENSGYRLAVSGAVKDTAFEHDDIACFAAEYLLQAYPERLTERYKLDELPEQEVELIEALGKRRGCVRSGGHVDFHKASTILINEIRDKTLGGLTFETPEMIEKEQVHFAQLQEEKIAAREAKKAARGRGRKNKR, encoded by the coding sequence ATGGCAATTAACTGGTTTCCCGGGCATATGCACAAGGCCCAAAAAGAAATAAAAGAAATTCTACCGACGATTGATGTGGTGATTGAAGTTTGTGATGCCCGGCTGCCTTTTAGCAGTGAAAATCCGATGATCACTGAGATCCGTGGCGATAAGCCGCTGATTAAAATCCTCAATAAAAGCGATCTGGCAGATCCTAAGTTAACCGCCTTGTGGCTGACTTATCTGGAATCCCTGCATAATGTAAAAGCGATCGCCTTGACCACAGATAATCCGGCAATAGCGAAAACCATACCCGGGATAATACGCAAGCTAGTACCCAATAAGGATGAAGCGGGCAAACAAATCAATGCCGTGATCATGGGTATACCCAATGTCGGGAAATCCACCCTGATCAATACCCTTGTCGGCAAAGCCAAAGCGAAGGTTGGTAATGAGCCGGCAGTCACTAAAGGGCAGCAGCGCATCCGCCTTGAAGACGGGCTTTACCTGTTAGACACTCCGGGCATGTTGTGGCCAAAAATTGTCAATGAAAACAGCGGTTATCGCCTGGCGGTCTCAGGAGCCGTTAAAGACACGGCTTTTGAACATGATGATATCGCCTGCTTTGCTGCCGAATATCTGCTACAGGCTTATCCTGAGCGTCTTACTGAGCGTTATAAGCTGGATGAGTTGCCTGAGCAGGAAGTTGAACTGATCGAAGCGTTGGGCAAACGCCGTGGTTGTGTCAGAAGCGGCGGTCATGTCGATTTTCATAAAGCCTCAACTATATTGATTAATGAGATCCGGGATAAAACCTTAGGTGGCTTGACCTTTGAAACCCCGGAAATGATCGAAAAAGAGCAGGTGCATTTCGCTCAATTACAAGAAGAAAAAATTGCCGCACGGGAAGCTAAAAAAGCAGCGCGTGGCCGAGGCCGTAAAAATAAGCGCTAG
- a CDS encoding SymE family type I addiction module toxin encodes MAEYYHTPELSSAKGKYPTSRQLTVLETTCETPVRPRGIGINYVPVNLEPCLVLRGKWFKQAGFVIGEKVTVTINKGQLVIIPSKALPGC; translated from the coding sequence ATGGCTGAATATTATCATACGCCAGAGCTTAGCTCGGCAAAAGGAAAATATCCCACCTCACGTCAACTCACCGTACTGGAAACCACCTGTGAAACGCCGGTAAGGCCAAGGGGCATTGGTATTAACTATGTGCCGGTTAACCTTGAACCTTGTCTTGTCCTGCGGGGAAAGTGGTTTAAGCAAGCTGGGTTCGTTATCGGGGAGAAGGTTACCGTGACCATTAACAAGGGGCAATTGGTGATAATACCGAGTAAGGCTTTGCCTGGTTGTTAA